In Pseudomonas hamedanensis, a single window of DNA contains:
- a CDS encoding OprD family porin, which yields MKLSSTAILALAISSITATAYAETQSQAFTPVTVNEKSAQADATGFLEGQSISGSTRNWYANEQLKRGGKFAYRKNGQSTETDRRINWVQGTIIKYNSGFTEGTVGFSTEVAAYNAIALERDRENLAANNGGAPGTRPGAGNNRTLTREGGDAVGQWSKLGLANVKARISNTTLTAGRMNFSSPQVDVIGNRPLPSSFEGIAIHSEELNNLAFDVATFDRVSPRTEESLSKFRSEYGDINAEADHVNTAGISYQPFASLTTSLWGTQAEDLWNQYYFGATHVLGDSSVLSLTTGLNYYKTVDEGKKLLGDIDNDTYSLSFGLTHQAHTVTFSYQEVNGNEYFDYLHETNGIYLANSLLSDFNGPNEKSFQVSYGLNMAEYGVPGLKFNIYQARGWGIDGTHYKGGGYDGVQAMDGEHHYEYGVGATYAVQSGPLKATTIRGTYTAHRASENQADGSINEFRLVTTIPFNIL from the coding sequence ATGAAACTGAGCAGCACCGCGATACTGGCCCTGGCCATCAGCAGCATCACCGCCACGGCTTATGCGGAAACCCAAAGCCAGGCGTTCACCCCGGTAACCGTTAACGAGAAGAGCGCCCAGGCTGACGCCACCGGTTTCCTCGAAGGGCAATCGATCAGCGGTTCGACCCGTAACTGGTACGCCAACGAACAACTCAAGCGTGGCGGCAAGTTCGCTTATCGCAAGAACGGCCAGTCCACCGAAACCGATCGCCGTATCAACTGGGTTCAAGGCACGATCATCAAGTACAACTCGGGCTTCACCGAAGGTACTGTCGGTTTCAGCACCGAAGTGGCGGCTTACAACGCGATCGCGCTGGAGCGTGACCGCGAAAACCTCGCCGCCAACAACGGCGGTGCTCCGGGCACTCGTCCAGGCGCAGGCAACAACCGGACCCTGACCCGTGAAGGCGGTGACGCAGTAGGCCAGTGGAGCAAACTGGGCCTGGCCAACGTCAAGGCGCGCATTTCCAACACCACACTGACCGCCGGCCGCATGAACTTCAGCAGCCCGCAGGTCGATGTGATCGGTAACCGTCCACTGCCATCGAGCTTCGAAGGTATTGCGATCCACAGCGAAGAGCTGAACAACCTGGCGTTCGACGTCGCCACCTTCGACCGCGTTTCGCCACGTACCGAAGAAAGCCTGAGCAAGTTCCGCTCCGAATACGGCGACATCAATGCCGAAGCCGATCACGTCAACACTGCCGGTATTTCCTACCAGCCGTTCGCCAGCCTGACGACCAGCCTGTGGGGCACCCAGGCCGAAGACCTGTGGAACCAATACTACTTCGGCGCCACCCATGTGCTGGGCGACAGCTCGGTGCTGAGCCTGACCACCGGCCTGAACTACTACAAAACCGTCGACGAAGGCAAAAAGCTGCTGGGCGACATCGACAACGACACTTACTCGCTGTCGTTCGGCCTGACGCATCAGGCGCACACCGTGACCTTCTCCTACCAGGAAGTGAACGGTAACGAGTACTTCGACTACTTGCACGAAACCAACGGTATCTACCTGGCCAACTCCCTGCTCTCGGACTTCAACGGCCCGAACGAGAAATCCTTCCAGGTGTCCTACGGCCTCAACATGGCCGAGTACGGCGTGCCAGGCCTGAAATTCAACATCTACCAGGCGCGCGGCTGGGGCATCGACGGCACTCACTACAAGGGTGGCGGCTACGATGGCGTGCAGGCAATGGACGGCGAGCACCACTATGAATACGGCGTGGGTGCAACCTACGCGGTACAGAGCGGCCCGCTCAAGGCCACGACCATTCGCGGCACCTACACCGCTCACCGTGCCAGCGAAAACCAGGCTGACGGCAGCATCAACGAGTTCCGTCTCGTGACCACCATCCCGTTCAACATTCTGTAA
- a CDS encoding SIMPL domain-containing protein (The SIMPL domain is named for its presence in mouse protein SIMPL (signalling molecule that associates with mouse pelle-like kinase). Bacterial member BP26, from Brucella, was shown to assemble into a channel-like structure, while YggE from E. coli has been associated with resistance to oxidative stress.), whose amino-acid sequence MHTFRRSAALLALTVGSVASLPALAADELHYNQISLRAEVSQEVARDQMIVTLYTEEQNTDPAKLAAAISTTMNKATAQAKQVKDITLRTGSRNSYPIYDTKGQKITGWRERAELRLESTDFAALSKLTGELLTDLKMGGMDFAIADPTRKASEDQLLKEAVTAFKARAQLATDALGGKGYKIVNLNLNSNGYPQPYLRAPMMMKAAAMDSAPVTPEVEAGTSQVSMTADGSIEVLMQ is encoded by the coding sequence ATGCACACCTTTCGCCGCAGCGCCGCCCTCCTCGCCCTGACCGTCGGCAGCGTCGCCAGCCTTCCGGCCCTGGCCGCCGATGAGCTGCATTACAACCAGATTTCCCTGCGCGCCGAAGTCAGCCAGGAAGTGGCCCGCGACCAGATGATCGTGACGCTCTACACCGAAGAGCAGAACACCGACCCGGCCAAACTCGCCGCTGCCATCAGCACCACCATGAACAAGGCAACCGCCCAGGCCAAACAAGTCAAAGACATCACCCTGCGCACCGGCAGCCGCAACAGCTACCCGATCTACGACACCAAGGGCCAGAAAATCACTGGCTGGCGCGAACGCGCCGAACTGCGCCTGGAAAGCACCGACTTCGCCGCCCTGTCCAAACTCACCGGCGAGCTGCTGACCGACCTGAAAATGGGCGGCATGGACTTCGCCATCGCCGACCCGACCCGCAAGGCCAGCGAAGATCAGTTGCTCAAAGAAGCCGTCACCGCCTTCAAGGCCCGCGCGCAACTGGCCACCGATGCTTTGGGCGGCAAGGGCTACAAAATCGTCAACCTGAACCTCAACAGCAACGGTTATCCACAACCCTACCTGCGCGCGCCGATGATGATGAAAGCCGCCGCCATGGATTCCGCACCGGTCACTCCGGAAGTTGAAGCCGGCACCAGTCAGGTGAGCATGACCGCTGATGGTTCGATTGAAGTGTTGATGCAGTGA
- a CDS encoding DUF6124 family protein: MSKPVPDPPLESPTPLEEAIRADDQAKNREAIKRALDFYLCPPPSKTYPPSTMFVIQPDIDTESLLAHACESLASANTLASDFADQLGRPQRNTALAIQQIIMLAELAVNRALDRVDPRT; encoded by the coding sequence ATGTCAAAACCTGTCCCCGATCCACCCCTAGAATCCCCAACTCCCCTCGAAGAAGCCATCCGCGCCGACGATCAGGCGAAAAACCGCGAAGCCATCAAGCGTGCCCTCGATTTCTATCTCTGCCCTCCACCCAGCAAAACCTATCCACCCAGCACAATGTTTGTGATCCAGCCAGACATCGACACCGAAAGCCTGCTGGCCCATGCCTGTGAATCCCTCGCTTCAGCCAACACGCTGGCGAGCGATTTCGCCGATCAGCTCGGTCGTCCGCAGCGCAATACGGCGCTGGCGATTCAGCAAATCATCATGCTGGCGGAGCTGGCGGTAAATCGGGCGCTGGATCGGGTTGATCCGCGTACGTAA
- a CDS encoding response regulator transcription factor, translating into MSDEIQVEGEELPHLLLVDDDATFTRVMARAMARRGFRVSTAGSAEEGLTIAQADLPDYAALDLKMDGDSGLVLLPKLLELDPEMRVVILTGYSSIATAVEAIKRGACNYLCKPADADDVLAALLSEHADLDSLVPENPMSVDRLQWEHIQRVLTEHEGNISATARALGMHRRTLQRKLQKRPVRR; encoded by the coding sequence ATGAGTGACGAAATCCAAGTCGAAGGCGAAGAACTGCCGCACCTGCTGCTGGTCGACGACGACGCGACCTTCACCCGCGTCATGGCCCGCGCCATGGCCCGCCGTGGCTTTCGCGTCAGCACTGCCGGTTCCGCCGAAGAAGGCCTGACCATTGCCCAGGCCGACCTGCCTGATTACGCCGCGCTGGACCTGAAAATGGACGGCGACTCGGGTTTGGTGCTGCTGCCCAAGCTGCTGGAACTTGATCCGGAAATGCGCGTGGTGATTCTCACCGGTTATTCGAGCATTGCCACTGCGGTCGAGGCGATCAAGCGCGGCGCCTGCAATTATCTGTGCAAACCGGCCGATGCCGACGACGTGCTGGCCGCGTTGCTCTCCGAGCACGCCGACCTCGACAGTCTGGTGCCGGAAAACCCGATGTCGGTCGATCGCCTCCAGTGGGAACACATCCAGCGCGTGCTCACCGAGCATGAAGGCAACATCTCCGCCACGGCGCGTGCGCTGGGCATGCATCGCCGCACCTTGCAGCGCAAACTGCAGAAGCGCCCGGTTCGTCGCTGA
- a CDS encoding ABC transporter substrate-binding protein, producing the protein MRHTLVFSALLGAGLLAATSASYAASNSLVFCSEGSPAGFDTAQYTTATDNDAAEPLYNRLVEFEKGATNVVPGLATKWDISEDGLKYTFHLREGVKFHTTPYFKPSRDFNADDVLFTFNRMLDAQHPFRKAYPTEFPYFNGMSLNKNIAKVEKTGPLTVEFTLNSVDAAFIQNIAMSFASILSAEYADKLLTEGKPSDINQKPIGTGPFVFKSYQKDSNIRYTGNSEYWDPSRVKLKNLIFAINTDASVRVQKLKANECQITLHPRPADVEALKADPKLQLISKPGFNLGYIAYNVRHKPFDQLEVRQALDMAVNKQGILNAVYQGAGQLAVNAMPPTQWSYDDTIKDAAYNPEKAKELLKAAGVKEGTEITLWAMPVQRPYNPNAKLMAEMLQSDWAKIGLKVKIVSYEWGEYIKRTKNGEHDISLIGWTGDNGDPDNWLGTLYSCDAIGGNNYSMWCDPAYDKLIKEAKVVTDRDQRTVLYKQAQQLLKQQVPITPVAHSTVNQPLSAKVEGFKVSPFGRNVFSGVSID; encoded by the coding sequence ATGCGCCATACCTTGGTTTTTTCCGCATTGCTGGGCGCCGGCCTGTTGGCCGCCACGTCCGCCAGTTACGCCGCCAGCAACAGTCTGGTGTTCTGTTCCGAAGGCAGCCCGGCGGGTTTCGATACCGCGCAATACACGACGGCCACCGACAACGACGCCGCCGAACCGCTGTACAACCGCCTGGTCGAGTTCGAAAAAGGCGCGACCAATGTCGTACCCGGCCTGGCGACCAAGTGGGATATTTCCGAAGATGGCCTGAAATACACCTTTCACCTGCGTGAAGGCGTGAAATTTCATACAACCCCTTACTTCAAGCCGAGCCGCGATTTCAACGCGGACGACGTACTGTTTACGTTTAATCGCATGCTCGACGCGCAGCACCCGTTCCGTAAGGCCTATCCCACCGAATTTCCGTACTTCAACGGGATGAGTCTGAACAAGAACATCGCCAAGGTCGAGAAAACCGGGCCGCTGACCGTGGAGTTCACACTCAACAGTGTTGACGCCGCGTTTATCCAGAACATCGCCATGAGCTTCGCCTCGATTCTGTCCGCCGAATACGCAGACAAACTGCTGACCGAAGGCAAACCGAGCGACATCAACCAGAAGCCGATTGGCACCGGGCCATTCGTCTTCAAGAGCTACCAGAAAGACTCGAACATCCGCTACACCGGCAACAGCGAGTATTGGGACCCGAGCCGGGTCAAGCTGAAGAACCTGATTTTCGCAATCAACACCGACGCCTCCGTACGCGTGCAGAAACTCAAGGCCAACGAGTGCCAGATCACCCTGCACCCGCGCCCTGCCGATGTTGAAGCGCTAAAGGCCGATCCGAAGCTGCAACTGATTTCCAAGCCGGGCTTCAACCTCGGCTACATCGCCTACAACGTGCGCCACAAGCCTTTCGATCAATTGGAAGTGCGTCAGGCGCTGGACATGGCGGTGAATAAACAGGGGATCCTCAACGCTGTATATCAAGGCGCCGGCCAACTGGCCGTCAACGCCATGCCACCGACCCAGTGGTCCTACGACGACACGATCAAGGACGCCGCCTACAACCCGGAAAAAGCCAAGGAACTGCTCAAGGCTGCCGGTGTGAAAGAAGGCACCGAAATCACCCTGTGGGCGATGCCGGTGCAGCGTCCGTACAACCCGAACGCCAAGCTGATGGCCGAAATGCTCCAGTCCGACTGGGCCAAGATCGGTCTGAAAGTGAAGATTGTCAGCTACGAATGGGGCGAGTACATCAAGCGCACCAAGAACGGCGAGCACGACATCAGCCTGATCGGCTGGACCGGTGATAATGGGGATCCGGACAACTGGCTGGGCACGCTGTACAGCTGCGATGCCATTGGCGGCAACAACTACTCCATGTGGTGCGATCCGGCTTACGACAAGCTGATCAAAGAAGCCAAGGTCGTCACCGACCGCGACCAGCGCACCGTGCTTTATAAACAGGCCCAGCAATTGCTTAAACAGCAAGTGCCGATCACGCCTGTCGCTCACTCGACAGTCAACCAGCCGTTAAGCGCCAAAGTCGAAGGGTTCAAAGTCAGCCCGTTCGGCCGCAACGTGTTCTCGGGTGTCAGTATCGATTAA
- a CDS encoding ABC transporter ATP-binding protein/permease: protein MNQNAEYSAVNDAVRGQFFRKVWAIITPYWRSEEKGMAWTLLIAVIALSLLSVGISVWFNTWYKDFYNALQKKDEAAFWQLILYFCGIAAVAIIGAVYRLYLTQMLTIRWRAWLTEKHFSRWLADKNYYQLEQGGYTDNPDQRISEDLNNFTSNTLELGIGLLRNVVSLVSFSIILWGVSGSIEVYGITIPGYMFWCVLVYAVVGSWLTHLIGRRLIGLNNQQQRFEADLRFSMVRIRENAESIALYNGEPNENRRLSARFGNVWHNFWDIMKVSKRLTFFTAGYSQAAIIFPFIVASPRYLAGKIELGELMQISSAFGNVQESFSWFISAYQSLASWRATCDRLLSFRQAMTDNEQRTPAINVQNQGSELQVHNLGLDLADGRHLLTGADMTVEPGERVMLSGRSGSGKSTLLRAMGHLWPAGHGNIRLPAARYLFLPQKPYLPIGTLREALSYPQPGDIYAPERYAQVLETCRLPHLVARLDEANHWQRMLSPGEQQRLAFARALLFAPQWLYMDEATSAMDEEDEATLYQALIDQIPGLSIVSVGHRSSLKRFHPRHVRIDSGRLVEQPVTA, encoded by the coding sequence ATGAATCAGAACGCTGAATATTCCGCGGTCAACGATGCTGTGCGCGGGCAGTTTTTTCGCAAGGTATGGGCGATCATCACGCCGTACTGGCGCAGTGAAGAGAAGGGCATGGCCTGGACGCTGCTAATTGCAGTGATCGCGCTCTCGCTGCTCAGCGTGGGGATCTCGGTGTGGTTCAACACCTGGTACAAGGATTTTTACAACGCTCTGCAAAAGAAGGACGAAGCGGCGTTCTGGCAATTGATTCTGTATTTCTGCGGCATCGCGGCCGTGGCGATTATCGGTGCCGTGTACAGGCTTTATCTGACCCAGATGCTGACGATTCGCTGGCGCGCCTGGCTCACCGAAAAGCATTTCTCTCGTTGGCTCGCCGACAAGAATTACTACCAGCTGGAGCAGGGCGGTTATACCGATAACCCGGACCAGCGGATTTCCGAAGATTTAAACAACTTCACGTCCAACACCCTTGAGCTGGGTATCGGGCTGCTGCGCAATGTCGTCAGCCTTGTATCGTTCTCGATCATTCTCTGGGGCGTTTCGGGCAGCATCGAAGTCTATGGCATCACCATTCCCGGTTACATGTTCTGGTGTGTGTTGGTGTATGCGGTGGTGGGTAGCTGGCTGACGCATTTGATCGGTCGCCGCTTGATCGGCCTGAACAACCAACAACAACGTTTCGAAGCCGACCTGCGTTTCTCCATGGTGCGGATTCGCGAAAATGCCGAAAGCATCGCGCTGTACAACGGCGAGCCGAACGAAAACCGACGGTTGAGCGCCCGTTTTGGCAACGTCTGGCACAATTTCTGGGACATCATGAAGGTGTCCAAGCGCTTGACCTTTTTTACTGCCGGTTACAGTCAGGCGGCGATCATTTTCCCGTTTATCGTTGCCTCGCCGCGTTACCTTGCCGGCAAGATCGAACTCGGTGAACTGATGCAGATCAGCTCGGCATTCGGCAACGTTCAGGAGAGTTTCAGCTGGTTCATCAGTGCGTACCAGAGCCTCGCCTCCTGGCGCGCCACTTGCGATCGTCTGTTGAGTTTCCGTCAGGCCATGACTGACAACGAGCAGCGCACCCCGGCGATCAACGTGCAGAATCAGGGCAGCGAATTGCAGGTGCACAATCTCGGCCTGGACCTGGCCGATGGGCGTCATCTGCTGACCGGTGCAGACATGACCGTGGAGCCGGGCGAGCGGGTGATGCTTAGCGGTCGGTCCGGCAGCGGGAAATCGACATTGCTGCGGGCGATGGGCCATTTGTGGCCGGCGGGTCACGGCAACATCCGTTTGCCGGCTGCGCGCTATCTGTTTTTGCCTCAGAAACCCTATCTGCCGATTGGCACCCTGCGTGAAGCATTAAGTTATCCACAGCCCGGCGACATCTACGCGCCGGAGCGTTATGCACAGGTACTCGAGACCTGCCGCTTGCCGCATCTGGTTGCGCGGCTGGACGAAGCCAATCACTGGCAGCGCATGCTCTCGCCCGGTGAACAACAACGGCTGGCCTTCGCTCGTGCACTGCTGTTTGCGCCGCAATGGCTGTACATGGATGAAGCGACTTCGGCGATGGATGAGGAAGACGAGGCGACGTTGTATCAGGCGTTGATCGATCAGATTCCCGGGTTGAGCATTGTCAGCGTCGGCCATCGAAGCAGTTTGAAACGATTCCATCCGCGGCATGTGAGGATCGACAGCGGGCGTTTGGTGGAGCAACCCGTGACTGCCTGA
- a CDS encoding ABC transporter substrate-binding protein, with the protein MLKHAVIPFLVGAGLLASAPFATAATNLVFCSEGSPAGFDPGQYTTGTDFDASAETMFNRLTQFERGGTAVIPGLATKWDISDDGLTYTFHLREGVKFHTTPYFKPTREFNADDVLFTFNRMINKDDPFRKAYPTEFPYFTDMGMDTNITKIDKVDDHTVKFTLKEVDAAFIQNLAMSFASVQSAEYAAQLLKDGKAADINQKPIGTGPFVFKSYQKDSNIRYTGNKDYWKPEDVKIDNLIFAITTDPSVRIQKLKKNECQVTLFPRPADLKALKEDKSLKMPDQAGFNLGYIAYNVMDKVKGSNEPNPLADLRVRQALDMAVNKPQIIDSVYQGAGQLAVNAMPPTQWSYDTTIKDAKYDPEKAKQLLKEAGVKEGTEIVLWAMPVQRPYNPNAKLMAEMLQSDWAKIGLKVKITSYEWGEYIKRSKGGENQAMIIGWSGDNGDPDNWLNVLFGCDSLSGNNFSKWCDKKFDGLVKEAKRTTDQGKRTELYKQAQHVLKDAVPMTPIAHSTVYQPMRANVQDFKISPFGLNSFYGVSVSK; encoded by the coding sequence ATGCTTAAACACGCGGTCATTCCGTTTCTAGTCGGCGCAGGCTTGTTAGCCTCCGCACCCTTCGCAACCGCTGCGACTAACCTGGTGTTCTGCTCCGAAGGGAGCCCGGCCGGATTCGACCCAGGCCAGTACACCACCGGAACCGACTTCGACGCCTCAGCCGAAACCATGTTCAACCGCCTGACCCAGTTCGAGCGCGGCGGCACCGCCGTGATTCCTGGTCTGGCGACCAAATGGGACATTTCCGACGATGGCCTGACTTACACCTTCCACCTGCGCGAAGGCGTCAAGTTCCACACCACTCCGTATTTCAAGCCGACTCGTGAATTCAACGCCGACGACGTGCTGTTTACGTTCAACCGCATGATCAACAAGGACGACCCGTTCCGTAAGGCGTACCCGACCGAATTCCCGTACTTCACCGACATGGGGATGGACACCAACATCACCAAGATCGATAAAGTCGACGACCACACCGTCAAGTTCACCCTGAAAGAAGTCGACGCCGCGTTCATCCAGAACCTGGCCATGAGCTTCGCCTCGGTGCAGTCCGCCGAATACGCTGCTCAGTTGCTCAAGGATGGCAAAGCCGCCGACATCAACCAGAAGCCGATCGGCACTGGCCCGTTCGTGTTCAAGAGCTACCAGAAAGACTCGAACATCCGTTACACCGGCAACAAGGATTACTGGAAACCTGAAGACGTGAAGATCGACAACCTGATCTTCGCCATCACCACCGACCCGTCGGTGCGCATCCAGAAGCTGAAGAAGAACGAGTGCCAGGTCACCCTGTTCCCACGCCCGGCCGATCTGAAAGCGCTGAAAGAAGACAAGTCGCTGAAGATGCCTGACCAGGCCGGCTTCAACCTCGGCTACATCGCCTACAACGTGATGGACAAGGTCAAGGGCAGCAACGAGCCAAACCCGCTGGCTGACCTGCGCGTACGCCAGGCGCTGGACATGGCCGTGAACAAGCCGCAGATCATCGATTCGGTTTACCAGGGCGCCGGCCAGCTGGCCGTCAACGCCATGCCGCCGACCCAGTGGTCCTACGACACCACCATCAAAGACGCCAAGTACGACCCTGAGAAAGCCAAACAGCTGCTCAAGGAAGCTGGCGTCAAGGAAGGCACCGAGATCGTCCTGTGGGCGATGCCGGTCCAGCGTCCGTACAACCCGAATGCCAAACTGATGGCCGAAATGCTCCAGTCCGACTGGGCCAAGATCGGTCTGAAAGTGAAGATCACCAGCTACGAATGGGGCGAGTACATCAAGCGCTCCAAAGGTGGTGAGAACCAGGCCATGATCATTGGCTGGAGCGGTGACAATGGTGACCCGGACAACTGGCTCAACGTGTTGTTCGGCTGCGACTCGCTGAGCGGCAACAACTTCTCCAAGTGGTGCGACAAGAAGTTCGACGGTCTGGTGAAAGAAGCCAAACGTACCACCGACCAGGGCAAGCGCACCGAGCTGTACAAACAGGCGCAACACGTCCTCAAAGATGCAGTTCCCATGACACCTATCGCTCACTCGACGGTGTATCAACCCATGCGCGCCAACGTGCAGGACTTCAAGATCAGCCCGTTCGGCTTGAACTCCTTCTACGGCGTCAGCGTCAGCAAATAA
- a CDS encoding ATP-binding protein, translating into MLAPVQLTSATRQNLWRLTFIRTLVLAAQAGSVGLAYWLQLLPLPWVQLAMTLGCSILLCAFTAVRLRTSWPVTELEYALQLACDLVIHSALLYFSGGSTNPFVSYYLVPLTIAAVTLPWRYSVILSGIALALYTVMLTRFYPLETLPVARENLQIYGMWLSFALAAAVITFFAARMAEELRRQEELRAIRREEGLRDQQLLAVATQAAGAAHELGTPLATMSVLLKEMQQDHPDPLLQDDLKVLQDQVKLCKETLQQLVRAAEANRRLAVEMQDVTDWLDEALNRWHLMRPEASYRFQRLGQGTVPRMAPPPDLTQALLNLLNNAADACPENLQVTLDWDSETLTISIRDHGAGVPLAIAEQIGKPFFTTKGKGFGLGLFLSKASVTRAGGSVKLYSHEEGGTLTELRLPHGARGDQHE; encoded by the coding sequence ATGCTCGCCCCCGTACAACTGACTTCCGCCACTCGCCAGAACCTCTGGCGGCTGACTTTCATCCGCACCCTGGTGCTCGCCGCGCAGGCCGGGTCTGTCGGCCTGGCTTACTGGCTGCAATTGTTGCCGTTGCCGTGGGTGCAACTGGCGATGACCCTGGGCTGTTCGATTCTGCTGTGCGCGTTCACCGCCGTGCGGCTGCGCACGTCGTGGCCGGTGACCGAGCTTGAATACGCGCTGCAACTGGCCTGCGATCTGGTGATCCACAGCGCGCTGCTGTATTTCTCGGGCGGTTCGACCAATCCCTTCGTTTCTTATTATCTGGTGCCGCTGACCATCGCGGCGGTGACGCTGCCGTGGCGTTATTCGGTGATCCTGTCGGGTATCGCGCTGGCGTTGTACACCGTGATGCTGACGCGGTTTTACCCACTGGAAACCTTGCCGGTCGCCCGTGAGAATCTGCAGATCTATGGCATGTGGCTGAGCTTCGCGCTGGCCGCTGCGGTGATCACGTTTTTCGCCGCGCGCATGGCCGAAGAGCTGCGCCGGCAGGAAGAATTACGCGCGATTCGTCGTGAAGAAGGTCTGCGTGACCAGCAGTTGCTTGCCGTTGCGACCCAGGCCGCTGGTGCGGCGCATGAGCTGGGTACGCCGCTGGCGACCATGAGCGTGTTGCTCAAGGAAATGCAGCAGGACCACCCGGACCCGCTGTTGCAGGACGATCTGAAAGTGCTGCAGGATCAGGTCAAGCTGTGCAAGGAAACCTTGCAGCAACTGGTCCGTGCCGCCGAGGCCAACCGACGTCTGGCTGTGGAAATGCAGGATGTGACCGATTGGCTCGACGAAGCGCTGAACCGCTGGCACTTGATGCGCCCGGAGGCCAGTTACCGCTTCCAGCGTCTCGGTCAGGGCACCGTGCCGCGCATGGCGCCGCCGCCGGATCTGACCCAGGCGTTGCTGAATCTATTGAACAACGCCGCCGATGCCTGCCCGGAGAATCTGCAGGTCACGCTCGACTGGGATTCGGAAACCCTGACCATCAGTATCCGCGACCACGGTGCCGGTGTGCCGCTGGCCATCGCCGAGCAGATCGGCAAACCGTTTTTTACCACCAAGGGCAAAGGTTTCGGCCTGGGCCTGTTTTTGAGCAAGGCCAGCGTGACACGCGCCGGCGGCTCAGTGAAACTCTATAGTCATGAGGAAGGCGGCACGCTCACCGAGCTGCGCCTGCCTCACGGCGCCCGAGGAGACCAACATGAGTGA